In Methanolacinia paynteri, the following proteins share a genomic window:
- the prf1 gene encoding peptide chain release factor aRF-1 has protein sequence MAEEVEMDSARKRYEFKKTLEKLGEKEGSGTELISIYIPPDKQIYDVTAQLRDEFGQCANIKSKQTRTNVQSAISSILSRLKYYNRPPERGMAIFCGNIKLGGDKTDLDCTIIEPPDVVPLYMYRCSSKFELEPLQQMLVEKEVYGLIVIDRRESYLGFLRGNRIEPMSGVTSTVPGKQRKGGQSAMRFQRLRLIAINEYYKKVGDRATDIFLAEPDFFERFKGVLIGGPTPTKEEFYEGDFLHHELKKRVIGLFDVAYTNESGLTELVDNASDALRGVEVMKEKVIMDRFFKELVKDDGLSSYGEESVRKNLEIGAVDTLLLSGNLRKSRLRLRCQSCDYQREETVLVKPGKRMSDLDFGICPKCSAPVYMEEEIDIVDELTELADSSSTHVMIISDDFEEGAMLFNAFGGIAAILRYRTGY, from the coding sequence ATGGCTGAAGAAGTTGAGATGGACAGTGCGAGGAAACGCTACGAATTTAAAAAGACTCTCGAGAAACTCGGAGAGAAAGAGGGGAGCGGAACAGAGCTTATTTCAATATACATCCCTCCGGACAAACAGATTTATGATGTAACAGCCCAGCTCAGGGATGAGTTCGGCCAGTGTGCCAACATCAAGAGCAAACAGACGAGAACGAATGTCCAGAGTGCCATCTCTTCGATACTTTCGAGACTTAAATACTATAACAGGCCGCCGGAGAGGGGAATGGCGATCTTCTGCGGAAATATCAAACTTGGCGGCGACAAGACCGATCTTGACTGCACGATAATCGAGCCGCCGGATGTCGTACCCCTGTATATGTACAGGTGCTCCTCGAAGTTCGAACTGGAGCCCCTGCAGCAGATGCTTGTCGAAAAGGAAGTCTACGGCCTTATAGTAATCGACAGGCGAGAGTCATATCTCGGCTTTTTACGCGGCAACAGGATAGAACCCATGTCGGGTGTTACGTCGACTGTCCCCGGGAAGCAGAGGAAGGGCGGTCAGTCTGCTATGCGTTTCCAGCGTCTTCGCCTGATTGCAATCAATGAATATTACAAGAAGGTTGGCGATCGTGCAACCGATATATTCCTTGCCGAACCGGATTTCTTCGAGCGGTTCAAGGGGGTTCTTATCGGGGGTCCTACTCCCACGAAGGAGGAGTTCTATGAGGGGGATTTCCTCCATCATGAACTGAAGAAGAGGGTCATCGGCCTCTTCGATGTCGCGTACACCAACGAGAGTGGTCTTACAGAGCTTGTCGACAATGCAAGCGATGCACTCCGCGGAGTCGAGGTTATGAAGGAGAAGGTCATAATGGACCGTTTCTTCAAGGAGCTCGTGAAGGATGACGGGCTTTCTTCCTACGGCGAGGAGAGCGTCAGGAAAAATCTCGAGATCGGAGCCGTGGATACCCTCCTCCTTTCCGGAAATCTGCGAAAATCAAGGCTCAGGCTGCGATGTCAGAGCTGCGATTATCAGAGGGAGGAGACCGTTTTGGTCAAGCCGGGCAAGAGGATGTCTGATCTCGACTTCGGCATATGCCCGAAATGCTCCGCTCCTGTCTATATGGAAGAAGAGATCGATATAGTCGACGAGCTGACAGAGCTTGCCGATTCAAGCTCGACACATGTCATGATAATTTCCGACGACTTTGAGGAGGGTGCGATGCTCTTCAATGCGTTCGGCGGTATCGCCGCTATCCTGAGGTACAGGACGGGATACTAA
- the argS gene encoding arginine--tRNA ligase, whose amino-acid sequence MFFETYAVVEEALRKATGEENVLITDGGDHADLASTVAFSLAKSRRMNPAALASEIASQIKDELSGKGISVEVKGPYINFIFGKKYLEDVIAEALKEGYGSLSQKPGRICLEHTSANPNGPLHVGHIRNSVIGDTLSRVLRKAGYTLEVEYYVNDMGRQIAIVSWGFDNIGLAQNEGEKDDHYVARVYVAANRAIEADESIKGEIDRRMALIESGDPEMVRKFREAVLMCVGGIKETLLDLNVKHNRFIFESDFVRNGLMMNVLHRLEALPEAKHDGTLSLDLTEFGFEKEYVLRRSDGTSVYAARDLAYHEWKSDNFERIINVLGADHKLIGRQLQATMQLLGDKVPEIVFFEFVSLPEGSMSTRAGKFISTDELLEHVFEKALEEVETRRPELSADEKSSIARSVATGAIRFDIVRVSPDKATVFDWKEALDFEKQSAPYIQYAHARACSILEKAGVFEESFRAKSEYEVALAKHIALFPKVIADVAGDLRPHVLAIYARELADLFNTFYRFDPVLKAEGDLRNSRLTLVKAAQNTLKEALETLGIDAVRSM is encoded by the coding sequence ATGTTTTTTGAGACTTATGCCGTTGTGGAGGAGGCCCTCAGGAAGGCCACCGGCGAAGAGAATGTACTGATTACGGACGGGGGTGATCATGCCGACCTTGCATCGACGGTTGCCTTCAGTCTTGCGAAGTCGAGGAGGATGAATCCTGCCGCACTCGCATCCGAGATCGCATCACAAATAAAGGACGAACTCTCCGGGAAGGGAATCAGTGTCGAGGTAAAGGGGCCTTATATCAATTTCATATTCGGGAAGAAGTACCTTGAGGATGTCATTGCAGAGGCACTTAAGGAAGGCTACGGCTCGCTTTCCCAAAAACCAGGCAGGATCTGCCTGGAGCATACGAGTGCAAATCCCAACGGCCCTCTGCATGTTGGCCATATCCGCAACTCGGTTATAGGAGATACGCTTTCGAGAGTTCTCCGTAAGGCCGGGTACACGCTTGAGGTCGAGTACTATGTCAACGACATGGGCCGCCAGATTGCTATCGTTTCCTGGGGTTTCGACAACATAGGTCTTGCACAAAATGAAGGCGAGAAGGATGATCATTATGTCGCCCGCGTCTATGTAGCCGCAAACCGTGCGATCGAGGCAGATGAGTCGATAAAGGGGGAGATCGACCGGAGGATGGCACTAATCGAGAGCGGCGATCCGGAGATGGTGAGAAAGTTCAGGGAGGCTGTTCTCATGTGTGTCGGGGGAATCAAGGAGACTCTTCTCGATCTCAACGTGAAGCACAACAGGTTCATCTTCGAGAGCGACTTCGTCAGGAACGGTTTGATGATGAACGTTCTCCACAGGCTTGAGGCATTGCCCGAGGCGAAGCACGACGGCACTCTCTCGCTCGACCTGACCGAGTTCGGGTTCGAGAAGGAATACGTTCTCAGGAGATCCGACGGAACTTCTGTCTATGCCGCCCGCGATCTTGCATATCACGAATGGAAGAGCGACAACTTCGAGAGGATCATAAATGTCCTCGGTGCGGATCACAAACTGATCGGGCGCCAGCTCCAGGCGACTATGCAGCTTCTCGGTGACAAGGTCCCGGAGATTGTCTTCTTCGAGTTTGTCTCCCTCCCCGAGGGTTCGATGAGCACCCGGGCGGGCAAGTTCATCTCTACCGACGAGCTCCTCGAGCATGTCTTCGAGAAGGCCCTCGAAGAGGTCGAGACAAGGAGGCCCGAGCTTTCGGCTGATGAGAAGAGCTCTATTGCAAGGTCGGTTGCGACGGGTGCGATAAGGTTCGATATAGTCAGGGTCTCGCCGGACAAAGCGACGGTTTTCGATTGGAAGGAGGCACTGGACTTCGAAAAACAGAGCGCCCCGTATATCCAGTACGCACATGCGAGGGCCTGCTCGATCCTTGAGAAAGCCGGAGTGTTTGAAGAGTCATTCCGTGCGAAGAGCGAATACGAAGTCGCACTAGCAAAGCACATCGCACTCTTCCCTAAGGTAATAGCAGACGTCGCAGGAGATCTACGCCCGCATGTCCTTGCGATATATGCAAGGGAGCTTGCAGATCTCTTCAATACGTTCTACCGCTTCGACCCTGTGCTGAAGGCCGAAGGCGATCTCAGGAATTCAAGGCTTACACTGGTAAAGGCGGCGCAGAATACGCTGAAGGAAGCACTTGAAACGCTTGGTATAGATGCAGTCAGAAGCATGTAA
- a CDS encoding elongation factor EF-2, whose amino-acid sequence MTRRKKMVEQVTELMDKPEQIRNIGIVAHIDHGKTTLSDNLLAGAGMISEEIAGKACWMDSDEEEQARGITIDSSNVSMVHTYDNQEYLINMIDTPGHVDFGGDVTRAMRAVDGAVVLVDAVEGTMPQTETVLRQALKEGVKPVLFINKVDRLINELKVDEIEMQIRLGKVIDKVNKLIKGMSEEAYKGGWKLDAAEGTVAFGSALYNWAVSVPFMKKSGVSFKDVYEKCKTNDMKWLAKSSPLCAVVLDMVVRHLPDPLDAQKRRVPIIWQHGDKSTVEGKSMLTCDPNGPACLMVTDISFDPHAGEVATGRLFSGTLKRGTECYVMGTAKKVNRLTQVGIFMGAERIEVEALPAGNIAAVTGLKDAIVGSTVTTLQEMTPFESLKHYSEPVMTVAVEAKNMKDLPKLVTVLRQVAKEDPTVNVTINEETGEHLISGMGELHLEIITHRIERDKGVEIVTSPPIVVYRETITGTAGPVEGKSPNRHNRFYIELEPLPDNVVKMLKDGDISMDLPALERRDVLVEAGFDKDEAKNIKAIEGTNMFIDMTKGIQYLNETMELVLDGWREALAGGPLADEQVQNVKIRLVDVKLHEDAIHRGPAQVIPAVRSAVKAGLLLANDTLLEPMQILQITVPQEHMGSATGMVQGRRGQVYDMQSEGDTITVVGKAPVAELFGFAGDVRSATEGRAMWSTEFAGFAPVPGGMLKEIVTGIRKRKGLKEQIPEPSDYLA is encoded by the coding sequence ATGACCAGACGAAAAAAGATGGTAGAACAGGTAACGGAACTGATGGACAAGCCCGAGCAGATCAGGAACATCGGTATCGTTGCCCATATTGATCACGGTAAGACAACACTCTCCGACAACCTGCTTGCAGGTGCGGGAATGATCAGCGAAGAGATCGCCGGAAAGGCGTGCTGGATGGACTCCGACGAGGAGGAGCAGGCAAGAGGAATCACAATCGACTCCTCGAACGTCTCGATGGTGCACACCTACGACAATCAGGAGTATCTCATCAACATGATCGATACTCCCGGCCACGTCGACTTCGGAGGAGACGTTACAAGGGCGATGCGTGCCGTAGACGGTGCGGTTGTCCTCGTCGACGCAGTCGAGGGGACGATGCCGCAGACCGAGACTGTTCTCAGGCAGGCACTGAAAGAGGGTGTAAAGCCCGTTCTCTTCATCAACAAGGTTGACCGATTAATCAACGAGCTCAAGGTCGACGAGATAGAGATGCAGATCCGCCTCGGCAAGGTAATCGACAAGGTCAACAAGCTCATCAAAGGAATGAGCGAGGAGGCCTACAAAGGCGGCTGGAAGCTTGATGCGGCAGAAGGAACTGTCGCATTCGGATCGGCACTATACAACTGGGCCGTATCCGTTCCGTTCATGAAGAAGAGCGGTGTATCCTTCAAGGACGTATACGAGAAGTGTAAGACAAATGACATGAAATGGCTAGCAAAGAGCAGCCCTCTCTGCGCCGTTGTTCTCGACATGGTCGTACGTCACCTTCCGGATCCGCTCGATGCACAGAAGCGCCGTGTACCAATTATCTGGCAGCATGGAGACAAGAGCACAGTGGAGGGCAAATCAATGCTCACCTGTGACCCGAACGGTCCTGCCTGCCTGATGGTAACCGATATCTCGTTCGACCCGCATGCCGGAGAGGTTGCAACAGGCCGTCTCTTCTCGGGAACACTGAAACGCGGAACCGAGTGCTATGTCATGGGAACAGCCAAGAAGGTCAACCGCCTGACACAGGTAGGTATCTTCATGGGTGCAGAGAGAATCGAAGTCGAAGCCCTTCCTGCAGGAAATATCGCCGCTGTCACAGGATTAAAGGATGCAATCGTAGGTTCGACCGTCACAACACTCCAGGAGATGACTCCGTTCGAGTCGCTCAAGCACTACTCGGAACCTGTAATGACCGTTGCAGTCGAGGCGAAGAACATGAAAGACCTTCCGAAGCTGGTCACAGTTCTGCGCCAGGTCGCAAAGGAAGACCCGACTGTAAACGTTACAATCAACGAAGAGACCGGAGAGCACCTGATCTCGGGTATGGGAGAGCTCCACCTCGAGATCATCACCCACCGTATCGAGAGAGACAAAGGTGTGGAGATTGTTACCTCACCGCCGATCGTCGTATACCGTGAAACAATTACGGGCACCGCCGGACCGGTCGAAGGAAAATCGCCGAACCGCCACAACAGGTTCTATATCGAACTCGAACCTCTGCCCGACAATGTCGTTAAGATGCTCAAGGACGGCGACATCTCCATGGATCTGCCTGCACTCGAGCGCCGTGACGTACTCGTGGAAGCAGGGTTCGACAAGGACGAGGCAAAGAATATCAAAGCCATCGAAGGAACGAACATGTTCATCGACATGACTAAGGGTATCCAGTACCTCAACGAAACGATGGAACTTGTCCTTGACGGATGGCGCGAAGCCCTTGCCGGCGGACCTCTCGCAGACGAGCAGGTTCAGAACGTCAAGATCCGCCTTGTCGACGTAAAGCTCCACGAGGATGCAATCCACCGTGGTCCCGCACAGGTCATACCTGCAGTCCGTTCGGCTGTAAAGGCGGGACTTCTTCTGGCAAACGACACACTCCTTGAACCGATGCAGATCCTCCAGATCACCGTTCCGCAGGAACACATGGGTTCGGCAACGGGAATGGTCCAGGGACGCCGCGGACAGGTCTATGACATGCAGTCCGAAGGTGACACGATTACCGTTGTCGGAAAGGCACCTGTAGCAGAACTCTTTGGTTTCGCAGGAGATGTCCGCTCGGCAACTGAAGGCCGTGCAATGTGGTCCACCGAGTTTGCAGGATTCGCACCCGTTCCCGGCGGAATGCTCAAGGAGATCGTAACAGGAATAAGAAAGAGAAAAGGACTGAAGGAGCAGATACCCGAACCTTCAGACTATCTCGCATAA
- a CDS encoding 6-carboxytetrahydropterin synthase, which produces MSVKIYKETYFEASHRLMHYEGKCSRLHGHQWRVEFWVEGDVPADTRILVDYNLIKKVVEAYDHQVILNEDDPMVECISKFQDVITTKGDPTSELLAEIMVLELERKCRDAGLSARVVKCRVYESVSCFAEWTP; this is translated from the coding sequence ATGTCAGTGAAAATATACAAGGAGACCTATTTCGAGGCAAGCCACAGGCTGATGCATTACGAAGGCAAATGTTCGCGCCTTCACGGACACCAGTGGCGTGTGGAATTCTGGGTCGAAGGAGATGTCCCGGCCGATACACGCATTCTTGTCGATTATAATCTTATAAAAAAAGTCGTTGAGGCATACGATCACCAGGTGATCCTGAATGAAGACGACCCGATGGTGGAATGCATCTCGAAATTCCAGGATGTCATAACTACAAAGGGAGATCCTACGAGCGAACTCCTGGCTGAGATTATGGTCCTTGAACTGGAGAGGAAGTGCAGGGATGCCGGCCTCTCCGCAAGGGTAGTTAAATGCAGGGTATACGAGTCCGTGTCGTGCTTTGCGGAATGGACTCCCTGA
- a CDS encoding NUDIX hydrolase yields MKKISNIYDGGRMKVEQVEIDLPGGITLERIVVKPGGAVAMLPVEDDYCYLIRQYRYPIEKYIYEAPAGTMDEGEKPPETAHRELIEETGFKAEKLIDKGFIYTTPGYTNEVIYLYEARGLSPSSEFSPDLDELIEVVKVKKDEVHAMIADGRIVDAKTICLAYKCLGTD; encoded by the coding sequence ATGAAAAAAATAAGCAATATCTATGACGGAGGAAGGATGAAGGTCGAGCAGGTTGAGATCGATCTTCCCGGCGGAATAACACTTGAGAGAATTGTAGTCAAACCCGGCGGCGCTGTTGCCATGCTCCCGGTCGAGGACGACTACTGCTATCTTATCAGGCAGTACCGCTACCCGATTGAAAAATACATATATGAGGCTCCCGCCGGAACGATGGACGAAGGTGAAAAACCGCCTGAAACCGCTCACAGGGAGCTAATTGAAGAGACGGGCTTTAAGGCGGAAAAACTGATCGATAAGGGCTTCATATATACGACTCCGGGCTATACGAACGAGGTAATCTATCTCTACGAGGCGAGGGGCCTGTCACCTTCCAGCGAGTTCAGTCCGGACCTTGATGAACTGATCGAGGTTGTAAAGGTGAAGAAAGACGAAGTCCATGCCATGATTGCAGACGGCCGCATCGTGGATGCTAAGACGATATGCCTGGCGTACAAATGCCTGGGGACGGACTGA
- a CDS encoding 30S ribosomal protein S7, with protein MSAEEMIEENVEAQAQPEKKEGPNYLLFNKWDLSEVQINDPGLVRYVSIDSAIVPHCSGRMQGQQFLKSEMFIVERLINRLMQTETNTGKKELTTRIVEDAFDIINKKTKKNPVQVLVDAIANAGPREETVRLKYGGINVPKSVDTAPQRRIDTALLFIARGVQQASHKKKKTVAACLADELIAAADGDARSFAVSKKEERERVAKSAR; from the coding sequence ATGAGCGCAGAAGAAATGATTGAAGAAAATGTTGAAGCACAGGCCCAGCCCGAAAAGAAAGAGGGGCCGAATTATCTTCTCTTCAACAAATGGGATCTCTCTGAAGTACAGATCAACGATCCCGGCCTTGTCCGCTACGTAAGCATCGACTCGGCGATCGTTCCGCACTGCAGCGGAAGAATGCAGGGGCAGCAGTTCCTCAAGTCCGAGATGTTCATCGTCGAGCGCCTTATCAACAGGCTGATGCAGACGGAGACAAATACAGGCAAAAAAGAGCTTACTACCCGCATTGTAGAGGATGCATTCGACATTATCAACAAGAAGACAAAGAAGAACCCTGTTCAGGTTCTGGTCGACGCCATTGCAAACGCAGGCCCCCGTGAAGAAACAGTCCGTCTGAAGTACGGTGGTATCAACGTACCGAAGTCTGTCGATACCGCTCCACAGCGCAGGATCGACACCGCACTTCTGTTCATCGCACGCGGTGTCCAGCAGGCAAGCCACAAGAAGAAGAAGACTGTTGCAGCATGCCTCGCAGACGAACTTATCGCCGCTGCCGACGGGGATGCACGCAGTTTTGCAGTCTCCAAGAAGGAAGAACGCGAGCGTGTTGCGAAATCTGCACGCTAA
- a CDS encoding 30S ribosomal protein S12, which produces MGNGKFAARKCKRDSKNNRWRDTNYSRKQLGLDIKSDPLEGAPQGRGIVLEKVGVEAKQPNSAIRKCVRVQLIKNGRQVTAFAVGDGAINFIDEHDEVTIEGIGGRLGRSKGDIPGVRYQVTEVNNVSLREMVIGKKEKPRR; this is translated from the coding sequence TTGGGTAATGGTAAATTCGCAGCAAGAAAGTGTAAACGCGATTCAAAAAACAACAGATGGCGTGACACAAACTATTCGAGAAAGCAGCTCGGTCTCGATATAAAATCGGACCCTCTCGAGGGAGCACCCCAGGGCCGCGGCATTGTCCTTGAAAAGGTCGGTGTTGAGGCAAAACAGCCTAACTCGGCTATCAGGAAATGTGTCCGTGTACAGCTAATCAAAAACGGACGTCAGGTCACCGCTTTCGCGGTAGGCGACGGTGCCATCAACTTCATCGATGAACACGATGAAGTGACAATCGAAGGTATCGGCGGACGTCTCGGCCGTTCGAAGGGAGATATCCCCGGTGTCCGCTATCAGGTAACCGAGGTCAACAACGTATCTCTCCGTGAAATGGTTATAGGAAAGAAGGAGAAGCCACGCAGGTGA
- a CDS encoding alpha/beta hydrolase family protein → MKPAVVYSILILALLAGFVLFSGCTSDGTPTEAPGGTSAAVSYSLSDNGILSVESVDYSYSLGNVTNEGENESVKVSEVRMIDGETEVYTLLAEPQNQNPLAGIVFAPGAGVSADSHLNRSIDYAESGIAFMVVDVRGNGGKTPGVALNFQNEYATAASGETPQYYSIIFDLIAAKNYLKEIYGESFPVYVMGSSNGGRYAAIAAAIDPGFAGYFGVSTSGYEYEEGVNGADVDLFIRSINPDTYIADISPAETVIFHAPDDDIIEYQYGLDFFNKASEPKDFVAFNGTHGINDEVDAYIETLLAGS, encoded by the coding sequence ATGAAACCTGCTGTTGTTTATTCCATACTGATTCTTGCACTACTCGCCGGTTTTGTCCTGTTCTCCGGATGCACATCAGATGGAACTCCGACAGAAGCGCCGGGAGGAACCTCTGCGGCAGTTTCGTATTCCCTTTCCGATAACGGAATACTGAGTGTCGAGAGCGTGGATTATTCGTATTCCCTGGGGAATGTCACGAACGAAGGTGAAAATGAATCGGTAAAAGTGTCGGAAGTTCGTATGATTGATGGGGAGACAGAGGTGTATACGCTTCTTGCAGAGCCGCAAAACCAGAATCCTCTGGCAGGAATCGTCTTTGCACCCGGCGCAGGAGTGAGTGCGGATTCACACCTTAATCGTTCGATCGATTACGCAGAATCCGGCATCGCATTCATGGTCGTCGATGTACGCGGCAACGGCGGGAAAACGCCCGGAGTTGCACTTAACTTCCAGAATGAGTATGCTACTGCGGCATCAGGGGAAACACCACAGTATTATTCGATCATCTTCGACCTGATCGCAGCAAAGAACTATCTTAAAGAGATATACGGTGAGAGTTTCCCTGTTTATGTCATGGGTTCGTCCAATGGCGGAAGGTACGCAGCAATTGCAGCGGCCATAGATCCCGGATTTGCAGGATACTTCGGTGTATCCACATCGGGTTATGAATATGAGGAGGGAGTAAACGGGGCGGATGTCGATCTCTTTATCAGGAGTATCAACCCCGATACATATATTGCAGATATCTCCCCCGCAGAAACTGTGATCTTCCACGCACCTGATGACGATATAATCGAGTACCAGTACGGACTTGATTTTTTCAACAAGGCATCCGAGCCGAAGGATTTTGTGGCGTTTAACGGTACACACGGGATTAACGATGAAGTGGATGCGTACATAGAGACTCTGCTGGCAGGAAGCTAA
- the queC gene encoding 7-cyano-7-deazaguanine synthase QueC: MKKAVCLLSGGMDSTTLAYVAKDMGYEILALHTRYGQRTEKKEAECARKVASLLGAVEFTEISLSHLLAFGGSSLTDKGMEVHDHEDLGEGIPNTYVPFRNSNLLSIATSYAEAKGAEAIFIGVQASDYAGYPDCRPEFVEAFQHVIDLGTSDDTNITLMTPFVNLNKTEIVRRGIELGVPYEHTWSCYRSNGPACGNCDSCYYRLEAFKANGIPDPIEYE, encoded by the coding sequence ATGAAAAAGGCAGTATGTTTGCTTTCAGGCGGAATGGATTCCACCACTCTTGCATATGTTGCTAAGGATATGGGTTACGAGATCCTTGCTCTTCATACGCGGTACGGACAGAGGACCGAGAAAAAAGAGGCGGAATGCGCAAGAAAGGTTGCATCGCTCCTGGGTGCGGTTGAGTTCACCGAGATCTCGCTTTCGCATCTCCTAGCGTTCGGCGGAAGTTCGTTAACTGACAAGGGGATGGAGGTGCACGATCACGAAGATCTGGGGGAGGGCATTCCAAATACATATGTTCCCTTCAGGAACTCGAACCTCCTTTCGATTGCCACGAGCTATGCGGAGGCAAAAGGGGCAGAGGCGATATTCATCGGAGTCCAGGCTTCAGATTATGCCGGCTATCCTGACTGCAGGCCTGAGTTTGTCGAGGCATTCCAGCATGTGATCGACCTCGGAACCTCGGACGATACGAATATCACGCTTATGACTCCTTTTGTAAACCTGAACAAGACCGAGATTGTCAGGAGGGGTATCGAGCTTGGTGTCCCTTATGAGCATACATGGTCCTGTTACAGGAGCAACGGGCCTGCATGCGGAAATTGCGACTCCTGTTATTACAGGCTGGAAGCGTTCAAAGCGAACGGAATTCCCGACCCTATAGAATATGAGTAA
- a CDS encoding 7-carboxy-7-deazaguanine synthase QueE: MKVFEIFPSIQGEGPYQGIPSAFIRLSGCNLRCRWCDTPKTQDGSSGEEMTVDEVFGQVKKLGLSHVCITGGEPLIQQDELLSLLRDLHEDGYIVEIETNGTIDPVPVMEYSSVCMDVKCPSSGEKSFAPFVKKLRPSDCVKFVVEGKEDLEYMAGLLDDIPSYVEVCVSPVWGSDSRFIADYIMKLKRPVRFQLQLHKILSVS; encoded by the coding sequence ATGAAAGTTTTTGAGATCTTTCCGAGCATACAGGGCGAAGGGCCGTACCAGGGGATCCCATCGGCTTTCATCAGGCTATCGGGCTGCAACCTCCGCTGCCGCTGGTGCGACACCCCAAAAACACAGGACGGAAGTTCCGGTGAAGAGATGACCGTCGACGAAGTGTTCGGGCAGGTGAAAAAGCTGGGACTGTCTCATGTCTGCATAACCGGAGGAGAGCCCTTGATCCAACAGGACGAACTGCTTTCACTGCTGAGAGACCTGCATGAAGACGGGTATATTGTCGAGATTGAAACGAACGGGACTATCGATCCTGTGCCTGTAATGGAGTATTCGTCGGTCTGCATGGATGTCAAGTGCCCTTCGTCGGGTGAAAAGAGCTTTGCCCCGTTCGTGAAAAAGCTCCGTCCATCCGACTGTGTCAAATTCGTCGTGGAAGGGAAAGAGGATCTCGAATATATGGCCGGACTTCTTGATGATATCCCTTCCTATGTCGAGGTGTGCGTATCCCCTGTGTGGGGCAGCGACAGCAGGTTCATAGCGGATTATATAATGAAGCTGAAAAGGCCGGTAAGGTTCCAGCTCCAGCTTCACAAGATACTTAGTGTCAGCTAA
- the twy1 gene encoding 4-demethylwyosine synthase TYW1, producing MQSEACKALRKQGYLFFSKESSAALKPCMWNKRSLRGGDMCYKNKFYGISSHRCVQMTPTLKCNQNCLFCWRSMEHEVVETVECPPELIVEKIPALQKKALAGYNPSADTSTTDPALWEEALSPNMIAISLSGEPTLYSRLPELIDMLNGAGNTTFLVSNGTRPEMIGRCHPYQTYVSLDAPDRETYLKVCRPEEDYWDNIQKSLSLLGERRSAIRTTIVKGLNDFSPENYAAMYENSGASFIEVKGYMYLGYSRFRLERENMPEHSEVRDFALQISKYCNYKITDESPISRVVCMERR from the coding sequence ATGCAGTCAGAAGCATGTAAGGCCCTGAGGAAACAGGGTTATCTCTTTTTTTCAAAGGAATCGTCGGCGGCCTTAAAACCGTGTATGTGGAACAAGCGTTCACTCCGCGGCGGGGATATGTGCTACAAGAACAAGTTCTACGGCATATCGAGCCACAGGTGCGTCCAGATGACGCCGACCTTAAAGTGCAACCAGAACTGCCTCTTTTGCTGGAGATCGATGGAGCACGAGGTCGTCGAAACGGTGGAGTGCCCGCCGGAGTTGATTGTTGAAAAGATCCCAGCTCTCCAGAAGAAGGCTCTTGCGGGATACAACCCATCAGCCGATACGAGCACGACCGATCCGGCGCTCTGGGAGGAGGCGCTTTCACCGAATATGATTGCGATTTCCCTTTCGGGCGAGCCTACACTGTACTCCCGGCTACCGGAATTGATCGACATGCTGAACGGTGCCGGCAACACGACATTCCTGGTATCGAACGGAACACGACCGGAGATGATCGGGAGGTGTCACCCGTACCAGACCTATGTCTCTCTTGATGCACCTGACAGGGAGACCTACCTTAAGGTGTGCAGGCCGGAAGAAGACTACTGGGACAATATCCAAAAGAGCCTCTCACTGCTCGGTGAGAGGCGGTCTGCAATACGGACGACGATTGTCAAAGGGCTGAATGATTTCTCGCCAGAGAACTATGCAGCGATGTACGAGAATTCAGGCGCCTCCTTTATTGAGGTTAAAGGCTATATGTACCTTGGATATAGCAGATTCCGGCTCGAAAGGGAGAATATGCCCGAACATTCCGAGGTCCGGGATTTCGCACTGCAAATATCAAAATACTGTAATTATAAAATAACTGATGAGAGCCCGATCTCAAGGGTAGTATGTATGGAGCGTCGTTGA